Proteins encoded by one window of Chaetodon trifascialis isolate fChaTrf1 chromosome 15, fChaTrf1.hap1, whole genome shotgun sequence:
- the raver1 gene encoding ribonucleoprotein PTB-binding 1 isoform X6 — MAAAVSASTAAREESTDTGLSFASRPLHENHDVVADHENWMPGDRRHPELEPGEEDSTSERECQRRVDEDLTSLSPEEIESRLERTRREFYNRRKIIIKNLPSDVSNQEVHELLGNYDLKYCFVDKYKGTAFVTLLNGEQAQCAIKDFHQYLLRDREISVQLQPTDALLCIANLPCAFTQQQFEELVRPFGNLERCFLVYSASTGHSKGYGFVEYMKKDSAARAKSELLGKQLGSRMLYVHWTEVGSLTYPLLHSKCLCMDRLPPSLLTAQDLRNALADTHPPVFCQLAQGQDGSFRRFAVLEFATAEMAEEAQRLTDGRLLGGTHIRVSFCAPGPPGRSMLAALIAAQTMAVNRGKGLLPDPTAMQILTGLNNPATLKMLLNPLSQGHKQGLLGAAPTMPLLANPALSAAILQMLLQNQAKQAGLIGENPLAALPVQQGVHLLGDLPQGGVVPGLGLQTDPLNPLKPMPLGRSLAREQESPTAACSFPQTSSPTLQGISMPLMGGMMGADGLTAQGVSILGDPPKDVNLPQTAFLNVNSVFPSGGSCRPHPYRRRPTLSNVSNQHTHQSIQPNYSLRYQDSYSPEYPPLHQDPLAHLYEQQENLDTGALAGFGQQLSRHPEYSERFSHYSYPPSPPMSYFSSGPEASSNGSLPATQLNRAVGMPPVSHTTNYPPGLGNVVKTPIGSHKRVFSRLIPSPEPSPEGSYVGQHSQGLGGHYADSYLKRKRIF, encoded by the exons ATGGCGGCCGCCGTGTCTGCTAGCACAGCTGCCAGAGAAGAAAGCACAGACACAGGACTCAGTTTCGCCTCTCGTCCGCTTCATGAAAATCACGACGTCGTTGCGGACCACGAAAACTGGATGCCCGGAGACCGCCGGCATCCCGAACTCGAACCCGGCGAAGAGGACTCAACGTCGGAACGCGAATGTCAGCGGAGGGTCGACGAGGACTTGACTTCACTGAGCCCCGAAGAGATTGAGAGCCGTTTAGAGAGAACTCGCCGAGAGTTTTACAACCGTCGAAAAATCATCATAAAAAATTTGCCATCCGACGTTAGCAACCAG GAGGTCCATGAGCTGTTGGGAAACTATGACTTGAAGTACTGCTTTGTTGACAAATACAAGGGCACAG CATTTGTGACCCTGCTAAATGGAGAACAGGCACAGTGTGCCATCAAAGACTTCCATCAGTATTTACTACGAGACAGGGAGatctctgtgcagctgcagccaacagATGCTCTTCTATGCATTGCCAACTTGCCCTGTGCTTTTACccagcagcagtttgaggaGTTGGTGAGGCCATTTGGTAACCTAGAGCGCTGCTTTCTGGTGTACAGCGCCTCCACAGGGCATTCCAAGGGCTATGGCTTTGTGGAGTACATGAAGAAGGACTCTGCAGCCAGGGCCAAGTCAGAGCTGTTGGGAAAGCAGCTGGGCTCCCGCATGCTCTATGTCCACTGGACTGAAGTGGGCTCCCTCACATACCCACTGCTGCACTCTAAATGCCTGTGCATGGACCGCCTGCCCCCAAGCCTGCTGACGGCCCAAGACCTCCGCAACGCTCTGGCTGACACCCATCCACCAGTCTTCTGCCAG TTGGCTCAGGGACAAGATGGGAGTTTTCGGCGCTTTGCTGTGTTGGAGTTTGCCACAGCTGAGATGGCCGAGGAGGCACAGAGACTCACTGATGGCAGGCTGCTGGGTGGGACACACATCAGGGTGTCCTTCTGTGCCCCTGGCCCTCCTGGAAGAAGCATGTTGGCTGCTCTGATTGCTGCCCAAACCATG GCTGTGAATAGGGGTAAAGGTCTCCTCCCTGATCCCACAGCCATGCAGATACTTACGGGCCTCAATAACCCTGCCACCCTCAAGATGCTGCTCAACCCACTGTCACAGGGACACAAACAAG GCCTCCTCGGGGCAGCCCCTACAATGCCCCTGCTGGCCAACCCCGCCCTCTCTGCCGCCATACTCCAGATGCTCCTTCAGAACCAGGCAAAG CAGGCAGGACTCATTGGGGAGAAtcctctggctgctctgcctGTCCAGCAGGGAGTCCATCTGCTCGGAGACCTGCCCCAAG GCGGTGTCGTTCCCGGTCTTGGTCTTCAGACAGATCCTCTAAACCCCTTAAAGCCAATGCCGCTTGGCAGATCCCTGGCAAGGGAGCAGGAGTCCCccacagcagcatgcagcttCCCACAGACTTCCTCTCCCACCCTGCAGGGCATCTCCATGCCCCTGATGGGTGGCATGATGGGGGCAGATGGCCTCACAGCGCAAGGG GTATCCATACTCGGAGATCCTCCCAAAGATGTGAACCTTCCCCAGACTGCCTTCCTCAATGTCAACAGTGTTTTCCCCTCAG GAGGAAGCTGCAGACCTCACCCCTATAGGAGGAGGCCAACATTAAGTAATGTGTCcaaccagcacacacaccagagcATACAGCCAAATTACAGCCTGCGCTACCAGGATTCCTACAGCCCAGAATATCCTCCCTTACACCAG GATCCTCTGGCCCACTTGTATGAACAGCAGGAGAACCTTGATACTGGGGCCTTGGCAGGATTTGGCCAGCAG ctctctcgTCACCCTGAATACAGCGAGCGGTTTTCACACTACAGTTACCCTCCCAGCCCACCCATGTCTTATTTCAGCTCAGGGCCTGAGGCTTCCAGTAACGGCAGCCTCCCAGCCACCCAGCTCAACAGG GCTGTGGGAATGCCTCCTGTGAGTCACACCACCAACTACCCTCCAGGCCTGGGGAATGTTGTGAAG ACTCCCATTGGTAGCCACAAGCGTGTGTTTTCCCGCCTGATCCCATCTCCAGAGCCGAGCCCTGAAGGCAGCTATGTGGGCCAGCACTCACAGGGCCTTGGTGGCCATTATGCAGACTCCTACCTTAAGCGTAAGCGTATTTTCTAA
- the raver1 gene encoding ribonucleoprotein PTB-binding 1 isoform X5 has protein sequence MAAAVSASTAAREESTDTGLSFASRPLHENHDVVADHENWMPGDRRHPELEPGEEDSTSERECQRRVDEDLTSLSPEEIESRLERTRREFYNRRKIIIKNLPSDVSNQEVHELLGNYDLKYCFVDKYKGTAFVTLLNGEQAQCAIKDFHQYLLRDREISVQLQPTDALLCIANLPCAFTQQQFEELVRPFGNLERCFLVYSASTGHSKGYGFVEYMKKDSAARAKSELLGKQLGSRMLYVHWTEVGSLTYPLLHSKCLCMDRLPPSLLTAQDLRNALADTHPPVFCQLAQGQDGSFRRFAVLEFATAEMAEEAQRLTDGRLLGGTHIRVSFCAPGPPGRSMLAALIAAQTMAVNRGKGLLPDPTAMQILTGLNNPATLKMLLNPLSQGHKQGLLGAAPTMPLLANPALSAAILQMLLQNQAKAQQAGLIGENPLAALPVQQGVHLLGDLPQGGVVPGLGLQTDPLNPLKPMPLGRSLAREQESPTAACSFPQTSSPTLQGISMPLMGGMMGADGLTAQGVSILGDPPKDVNLPQTAFLNVNSVFPSGGSCRPHPYRRRPTLSNVSNQHTHQSIQPNYSLRYQDSYSPEYPPLHQDPLAHLYEQQENLDTGALAGFGQQLSRHPEYSERFSHYSYPPSPPMSYFSSGPEASSNGSLPATQLNRAVGMPPVSHTTNYPPGLGNVVKTPIGSHKRVFSRLIPSPEPSPEGSYVGQHSQGLGGHYADSYLKRKRIF, from the exons ATGGCGGCCGCCGTGTCTGCTAGCACAGCTGCCAGAGAAGAAAGCACAGACACAGGACTCAGTTTCGCCTCTCGTCCGCTTCATGAAAATCACGACGTCGTTGCGGACCACGAAAACTGGATGCCCGGAGACCGCCGGCATCCCGAACTCGAACCCGGCGAAGAGGACTCAACGTCGGAACGCGAATGTCAGCGGAGGGTCGACGAGGACTTGACTTCACTGAGCCCCGAAGAGATTGAGAGCCGTTTAGAGAGAACTCGCCGAGAGTTTTACAACCGTCGAAAAATCATCATAAAAAATTTGCCATCCGACGTTAGCAACCAG GAGGTCCATGAGCTGTTGGGAAACTATGACTTGAAGTACTGCTTTGTTGACAAATACAAGGGCACAG CATTTGTGACCCTGCTAAATGGAGAACAGGCACAGTGTGCCATCAAAGACTTCCATCAGTATTTACTACGAGACAGGGAGatctctgtgcagctgcagccaacagATGCTCTTCTATGCATTGCCAACTTGCCCTGTGCTTTTACccagcagcagtttgaggaGTTGGTGAGGCCATTTGGTAACCTAGAGCGCTGCTTTCTGGTGTACAGCGCCTCCACAGGGCATTCCAAGGGCTATGGCTTTGTGGAGTACATGAAGAAGGACTCTGCAGCCAGGGCCAAGTCAGAGCTGTTGGGAAAGCAGCTGGGCTCCCGCATGCTCTATGTCCACTGGACTGAAGTGGGCTCCCTCACATACCCACTGCTGCACTCTAAATGCCTGTGCATGGACCGCCTGCCCCCAAGCCTGCTGACGGCCCAAGACCTCCGCAACGCTCTGGCTGACACCCATCCACCAGTCTTCTGCCAG TTGGCTCAGGGACAAGATGGGAGTTTTCGGCGCTTTGCTGTGTTGGAGTTTGCCACAGCTGAGATGGCCGAGGAGGCACAGAGACTCACTGATGGCAGGCTGCTGGGTGGGACACACATCAGGGTGTCCTTCTGTGCCCCTGGCCCTCCTGGAAGAAGCATGTTGGCTGCTCTGATTGCTGCCCAAACCATG GCTGTGAATAGGGGTAAAGGTCTCCTCCCTGATCCCACAGCCATGCAGATACTTACGGGCCTCAATAACCCTGCCACCCTCAAGATGCTGCTCAACCCACTGTCACAGGGACACAAACAAG GCCTCCTCGGGGCAGCCCCTACAATGCCCCTGCTGGCCAACCCCGCCCTCTCTGCCGCCATACTCCAGATGCTCCTTCAGAACCAGGCAAAGGCCCAGCAG GCAGGACTCATTGGGGAGAAtcctctggctgctctgcctGTCCAGCAGGGAGTCCATCTGCTCGGAGACCTGCCCCAAG GCGGTGTCGTTCCCGGTCTTGGTCTTCAGACAGATCCTCTAAACCCCTTAAAGCCAATGCCGCTTGGCAGATCCCTGGCAAGGGAGCAGGAGTCCCccacagcagcatgcagcttCCCACAGACTTCCTCTCCCACCCTGCAGGGCATCTCCATGCCCCTGATGGGTGGCATGATGGGGGCAGATGGCCTCACAGCGCAAGGG GTATCCATACTCGGAGATCCTCCCAAAGATGTGAACCTTCCCCAGACTGCCTTCCTCAATGTCAACAGTGTTTTCCCCTCAG GAGGAAGCTGCAGACCTCACCCCTATAGGAGGAGGCCAACATTAAGTAATGTGTCcaaccagcacacacaccagagcATACAGCCAAATTACAGCCTGCGCTACCAGGATTCCTACAGCCCAGAATATCCTCCCTTACACCAG GATCCTCTGGCCCACTTGTATGAACAGCAGGAGAACCTTGATACTGGGGCCTTGGCAGGATTTGGCCAGCAG ctctctcgTCACCCTGAATACAGCGAGCGGTTTTCACACTACAGTTACCCTCCCAGCCCACCCATGTCTTATTTCAGCTCAGGGCCTGAGGCTTCCAGTAACGGCAGCCTCCCAGCCACCCAGCTCAACAGG GCTGTGGGAATGCCTCCTGTGAGTCACACCACCAACTACCCTCCAGGCCTGGGGAATGTTGTGAAG ACTCCCATTGGTAGCCACAAGCGTGTGTTTTCCCGCCTGATCCCATCTCCAGAGCCGAGCCCTGAAGGCAGCTATGTGGGCCAGCACTCACAGGGCCTTGGTGGCCATTATGCAGACTCCTACCTTAAGCGTAAGCGTATTTTCTAA